Proteins co-encoded in one Papaver somniferum cultivar HN1 chromosome 5, ASM357369v1, whole genome shotgun sequence genomic window:
- the LOC113281578 gene encoding protein CLP1 homolog: MAYGGAAVGGMSSIPSSTSIRQVKLDKESELRIEVGIDSPLKLRLVNGTAEIFGTELPPEIWISFPPRLKFAVFTWSSATIEMDGVTETDYTADETPMISYVNVHAVLEGRRSRAKAASTDDPGSSQGPRVIVIGPTDSGKSSLSAMLLSWAAKQGWKPTFVDLDIGQGSIIIPGCIAATPVEMPIDPVEGIPLEMSLVYYFGHPTPSANADLYKVLVKELSQILERQFAGNAESRAAGMVINTMGWVEGLGYELLLHSIDTLNANVVLVIGQDKLCSMLKDVLRKKPNVDVVKLQKSGGVVSRNAKVRQKARGFRIREYFYGLTNDLSPHSNVANFSDLHVYKVGGGPQAPRSALPIGAEPTADPTRLVPVNINRDVLHVVLAVSYAKEPSEIISSNVAGFIYVMDIDVQRKTITYLAPSLGELPSKYLIMGSLTWVET, encoded by the exons ATGGCTTACGGAGGTGCGGCAGTTGGAGGAATGAGTTCAATTCCATCATCAACATCAATAAGGCAAGTGAAACTAGATAAAGAGAGTGAACTAAGGATCGAAGTAGGTATAGATTCTCCACTCAAACTTCGTCTTGTTAATGGAACTGCTGAGATTTTTGGTACTGAACTTCCTCCTGAGATCTGGATTTCGTTTCCTCCGAGACTTAAATTCGCt GTCTTTACTTGGTCCAGTGCTACAATCGAAATGGATGGAGTTACTGAAACTGATTATACTGCAGATGAG aCACCTATGATAAGTTATGTAAACGTTCATGCCGTGTTGGAAGGGCGCCGGAGTCGTGCCAAGGCAGCATCCACCGATGACCCTGGCTCTTCTCAG GGGCCTAGGGTGATTGTTATAGGACCTACGGATTCGGGAAAAAGTAGCTTGTCAGCAATGCTTCTTAGCTGGGCGGCTAAACAGGGTTGGAAACCTACTTTTGTTGATTTGGATATTGGTCAAGGATCTATCATTATTCCTGGGTGCATTGCTGCAACTCCAGTAGAGATGCCTATAGATCCAGTGGAAGGGATTCCTCTTGAAATGTCGCTTGTTTACTACTTTGGGCACCCAACTCCCAG TGCCAACGCAGATTTATATAAGGTTCTTGTGAAGGAGCTTTCTCAAATCTTAGAGAGACAGTTTGCTGGTAATGCTGAATCTCGTGCAGCAGGAATGGTTATCAATACCATGGGTTGGGTTGAGGGATTAGGATACGAG TTACTTCTTCATTCAATCGATACGCTCAATGCAAATGTAGTTCTGGTTATTGGTCAG GATAAGCTTTGCAGCATGCTTAAAGATGTACTGAGAAAAAAGCCTAATGTGGATGTGGTGAAACTTCAAAAATCTGGTGGTGTTGTGTCTAGAAATGCAAAAGTCCGTCAGAAGGCGAGGGGATTCAGGATAAGG GAATATTTCTACGGACTCACAAATGATCTCTCTCCACATTCCAACGTGGCGAATTTCAGTGATTTGCATGTCTATAAAGTTGGAGGTGGACCGCAAGCACCACGCTCAGCTCTTCCTATAGGTGCAGAGCCAACTGCTGACCCCACGAGGCTAGTCCCTGTGAATATTAACCGAGACGTTCTCCATGTAGTTCTTGCTGTTTCCTATGCCAAAGAACCAAGTGAAATCATCTCAAG TAACGTTGCTGGTTTTATCTACGTTATGGACATTGACGTGCAGAG GAAGACGATCACATACCTTGCACCCTCACTGGGGGAGCTTCCCAGCAAATACCTCATAATGGGCTCCTTAACATGGGTTGAGACTTGA
- the LOC113279049 gene encoding probable polygalacturonase At3g15720 gives MGVYGFKDAWEATCSSSSSSPTMLIPSGRTFLLTPSTFQGNCMSEQIHVQIDGQIIAPANINQWKCHDSRICENWILFYHVNGLFIHGSGSLDGRGSNWWEHSKCNPKECGQKPTEIKIIQSNNVHISNLKFLNSPKKHIFILESTWAYISNVEIYAPPGSPNTDGIYVSRSSNVYVEHSHIATGDDCISIGPDTSHINVNNIKCGPGHGISIGSIGKYGKRETVEHVTVENVELRGTTNGIRIKTWQGGKGYIRDVLFEEIQCIGARNPIIIDQFYCDSDRPCKNQTSAVKISNVRYNHVYGTSNKERAVVLACSETVPCTDISLNHIDLTSSDDGKAIMSYCLSAYGESHCEIVPKIPCFHHY, from the exons ATGGGAGTTTAC GGTTTCAAAGATGCCTGGGAGGCTACATGCAGTTCTTCGTCATCTTCACCAACCATGCTTATTCCTTCTGGTAGAACCTTTTTGTTGACACCTTCTACCTTTCAAGGCAACTGCATGTCTGAGCAAATTCATGTTCAG ATAGATGGACAAATTATTGCACCAGCAAATATCAATCAATGGAAGTGCCATGATAGTAGAATTTGTGAAAATTGGATCTTGTTTTATCATGTCAATGGTCTCTTCATCCATGGGTCGGGTTCGCTTGACGGCAGAGGCTCAAATTGGTGGGAACATTCCAAATGCAACCCCAAA GAATGTGGCCAGAAACCGACG GAAATCAAAATAATACAGTCCAACAATGTACATATTTCAAATCTGAAATTCTTAAACAGTCCTAAGAAACACATTTTCATTCTTGAGTCAACTTGGGCATACATTTCCAACGTAGAAATATACGCTCCTCCTGGAAGTCCAAACACAGATGGTATTTACGTCTCACGGTCATCAAATGTCTATGTTGAACATTCACACATTGCAACTG GGGATGATTGTATTTCAATAGGGCCTGATACTTCTCACATAAACGTCAACAACATCAAATGTGGACCTGGTCATGGAATAAG TATTGGGAGTATAGGTAAATATGGAAAGAGAGAAACAGTAGAACATGTTACGGTAGAAAATGTTGAATTGAGAGGAACTACAAACGGTATTAGAATTAAGACATGGCAAGGAGGAAAAGGTTATATTAGAGATGTACTGTTTGAAGAAATTCAATGCATTGGCGCAAGGAATCCAATAATCATTGATCAGTTCTATTGCGATTCTGATAGACCTTGCAAAAATCAG ACATCGGCGGTGAAAATCAGCAATGTGAGGTATAACCATGTATATGGGACTTCAAATAAAGAAAGGGCCGTGGTTCTTGCGTGTAGTGAAACAGTTCCATGTACTGATATTTCCTTAAACCACATCGACTTGACGAGTTCCGACGACGGTAAAGCAATAATGTCATATTGTCTCAGTGCTTATGGTGAATCCCACTGTGAAATAGTCCCCAAAATCCCATGTTTTCATCATTATTAA